In the genome of Myxococcus stipitatus, one region contains:
- a CDS encoding MotA/TolQ/ExbB proton channel family protein: MHIVEIVKDVFVKWGANWVLWLLFALSLVSIGVIVERWLVFRTKQDRIRELSGALEETLASGDFPAAISKLEKRTSVGASVARAGLRLAHQGMTAAEKGMQSALAIERSTLENRLAFLGTLGNNAPFIGLFGTVIGVLLAFEALSQTKGSPVSGASQVASNLVMGSIAEALVATAVGIGVALPAVAAYNYFQRRIASILSDAEALTNLVLAYVSAREQAAAPKGGA; the protein is encoded by the coding sequence ATGCACATCGTCGAAATCGTCAAGGATGTCTTCGTGAAGTGGGGCGCGAACTGGGTGCTCTGGCTCCTGTTCGCACTGTCCCTGGTGAGCATCGGCGTCATCGTGGAGCGCTGGCTCGTCTTCCGCACCAAGCAGGACCGCATCCGCGAGCTGTCCGGCGCGCTCGAGGAGACGCTGGCGAGCGGCGACTTCCCGGCGGCCATCTCCAAGCTGGAGAAGCGCACCTCGGTGGGCGCCTCGGTGGCCCGCGCGGGCCTGCGGCTGGCCCACCAGGGCATGACAGCCGCGGAGAAGGGCATGCAGAGCGCGCTCGCCATCGAGCGCTCCACGCTCGAGAACCGGCTCGCCTTCCTGGGCACGCTCGGGAACAACGCGCCGTTCATCGGACTGTTCGGCACCGTCATCGGCGTGCTGCTCGCGTTCGAGGCGCTGAGCCAGACGAAGGGCTCTCCCGTGAGTGGTGCGAGCCAGGTCGCCTCCAACCTGGTGATGGGCAGCATCGCGGAGGCGCTGGTCGCCACCGCCGTCGGCATCGGCGTCGCCCTCCCCGCCGTCGCGGCCTACAACTACTTCCAGCGCCGCATCGCCAGCATCCTCTCGGACGCGGAGGCGCTGACCAACCTGGTGCTGGCCTACGTCTCCGCGCGTGAGCAGGCCGCGGCGCCCAAGGGAGGCGCCTGA
- the mxcH gene encoding TonB-dependent siderophore myxochelin receptor MxcH, giving the protein MALLTWLAVGAPALAQDAGEGPPLSVAPTAAPSIVPPKLVTFVDATYPAEAEKARLESTVRLKLTLDAQGAVTEAEVLEPQGHGFDEAAREAALRFRFEPAWRDGVAVPSRIAYSYEFRLPAEAPVPAQAEPPVVATAPVTPVEAPVAPAQQPSADVAVDAIDVTVAGESAAERRRRSAEAVKVIETETLQRQAVDMGQVLSRTEGVGVRRAGGLGSRARFSLAGLADDQVRFFIDGVPLELAGFGPDFANVPVNLVQRLELYQGVVPVRFGADALGGAVQIVTPENVEGSRASASYEIGSFETHRVTASAQHVSGATGLMLRASGFFDSSPNDYAVDVKVGDAAGRVLETRLPRFHDAFRAGGGGLEVGFVNKPWARRLLLRAYASTSSQEIQHDTTMKTAYGEVDSANSSGGATLRFEQTYTSGIVVDAVGGYVFRRARLTDLGTCAYDWFGKCVADLPQPGELEDRAIDRHVSQHTGFARLNLGWSLAPQQMLRLTVAPTFVSRDGEDQALTALSKVDPLTARRGLYSQVVGLEHELDALDERLENIVFAKSYTQLARADRLLPDNTFAPANRDTFTFGVGDSLRYRLSSQLTAKAAYEWATRLPRPDEIFGDGILIDTNLDLKPESSHNLNLELALDTRETTNGAFRGSVMGFARFTDQLIIPLGREGYFTYQNVFAARSLGAMGAVGWTSPDQFLSLDGNVTWQDIRNASSEGAFGTFDGQRIPNRPALLANGSARFQWSGLASSRDELSLTWNTRYIHSFYRGWEKLGTQGSKQNIEAQLLHSLALTYVTRPARATLSWTVDVQNLTDATAMDFMGVQRPGRSVSAKVVAEL; this is encoded by the coding sequence GTGGCGCTGCTGACGTGGCTCGCAGTCGGGGCTCCCGCCCTGGCGCAGGATGCGGGCGAAGGTCCGCCGCTGTCCGTGGCACCGACTGCGGCCCCCTCCATCGTGCCGCCCAAGCTGGTGACGTTCGTCGACGCGACGTACCCGGCCGAGGCGGAGAAGGCCCGGCTGGAGTCCACGGTGCGCCTGAAGCTGACGCTGGACGCCCAGGGCGCCGTCACGGAGGCGGAGGTCCTGGAGCCCCAGGGGCACGGCTTCGATGAGGCGGCGCGGGAGGCGGCCCTGCGCTTCCGCTTCGAGCCAGCCTGGCGCGACGGCGTCGCGGTCCCCTCGCGCATCGCCTACAGCTACGAATTTCGCCTTCCCGCCGAAGCGCCCGTGCCCGCGCAGGCCGAGCCGCCTGTCGTCGCGACCGCGCCCGTCACTCCGGTGGAGGCCCCTGTCGCCCCCGCGCAGCAGCCCTCGGCCGACGTGGCCGTGGACGCCATCGACGTCACCGTCGCGGGAGAGTCCGCCGCCGAGCGCCGGCGCCGCTCCGCCGAAGCGGTGAAGGTCATCGAGACGGAGACGCTCCAGCGCCAGGCCGTGGACATGGGCCAGGTCCTCTCCCGGACCGAGGGCGTGGGGGTCCGCCGCGCCGGAGGACTGGGCAGCCGCGCGCGCTTCTCCCTCGCGGGCCTCGCGGATGACCAGGTCCGCTTCTTCATCGACGGCGTGCCGCTGGAGCTCGCGGGCTTCGGCCCCGACTTCGCGAACGTCCCCGTCAACCTCGTGCAGCGCCTGGAGCTGTACCAGGGCGTGGTGCCCGTGCGCTTCGGCGCGGATGCGCTGGGCGGCGCGGTGCAGATCGTCACGCCGGAGAACGTGGAGGGCTCACGCGCCTCCGCGTCCTACGAAATCGGCTCGTTCGAGACGCACCGGGTGACGGCGAGCGCGCAGCACGTCTCCGGCGCCACGGGCCTGATGCTGCGCGCCAGCGGCTTCTTCGACTCCAGTCCCAATGACTACGCCGTCGACGTCAAGGTAGGCGACGCCGCGGGGCGGGTCCTCGAGACGCGCCTGCCGCGCTTCCACGACGCCTTCCGCGCGGGCGGTGGGGGGCTCGAGGTGGGCTTCGTGAACAAGCCCTGGGCCCGCCGGCTCCTCCTCCGGGCCTATGCGTCCACCTCCAGCCAGGAGATCCAGCACGACACGACGATGAAGACGGCCTACGGCGAGGTCGACTCGGCCAACAGCTCCGGCGGCGCCACGCTCCGCTTCGAGCAGACCTACACCAGCGGCATCGTCGTGGACGCGGTGGGTGGCTATGTCTTCCGGCGCGCCCGCCTCACGGACCTGGGGACGTGCGCGTATGACTGGTTCGGCAAGTGCGTCGCCGACCTCCCGCAGCCGGGGGAGCTGGAGGACCGGGCCATCGACCGGCACGTGAGCCAGCACACCGGCTTCGCGCGGCTCAACCTGGGCTGGAGCCTGGCCCCCCAGCAGATGCTGCGCCTGACGGTGGCGCCCACGTTCGTGAGCCGGGACGGTGAGGACCAGGCGCTCACCGCGCTCAGCAAGGTCGACCCGCTCACCGCGCGGCGCGGCCTCTACTCGCAGGTCGTCGGCCTGGAGCATGAGCTGGACGCGCTGGACGAGCGGCTGGAGAACATCGTCTTCGCCAAGAGCTACACGCAGCTGGCCCGCGCGGACCGGCTCCTGCCCGACAACACCTTCGCCCCCGCGAACCGGGACACCTTCACCTTCGGGGTCGGCGACTCGCTTCGCTACCGGCTGTCATCCCAGCTCACCGCCAAGGCCGCCTACGAGTGGGCCACGCGCCTGCCCCGGCCCGATGAAATCTTCGGCGACGGCATCCTCATCGACACGAACCTGGACCTGAAGCCGGAGAGCAGCCACAACCTCAACCTGGAGCTGGCGCTCGACACGCGCGAGACGACGAACGGGGCCTTCCGGGGCAGCGTGATGGGCTTCGCCCGGTTCACCGACCAGCTCATCATCCCGCTGGGGCGTGAGGGCTACTTCACCTACCAGAACGTCTTCGCGGCGCGCAGCCTGGGCGCCATGGGCGCGGTGGGCTGGACGTCGCCCGATCAATTCCTGTCACTCGACGGAAACGTCACCTGGCAGGACATCCGCAATGCCTCCAGCGAGGGCGCCTTCGGCACCTTCGACGGCCAGCGCATCCCCAACCGCCCCGCCCTGCTCGCCAACGGGAGCGCCCGGTTCCAGTGGAGTGGCCTGGCGTCGTCCCGCGATGAGCTGTCATTGACCTGGAACACCCGCTACATCCACTCGTTCTACCGAGGGTGGGAGAAGCTGGGGACGCAGGGCTCGAAGCAGAACATCGAGGCCCAGCTCCTTCACTCGCTGGCCCTCACGTATGTCACCCGGCCCGCGCGCGCGACCCTGAGCTGGACGGTCGACGTGCAGAACCTCACCGACGCCACCGCCATGGACTTCATGGGGGTGCAGCGTCCCGGGAGAAGTGTCTCCGCGAAGGTGGTCGCGGAGCTCTGA
- a CDS encoding biopolymer transporter ExbD: protein MAGGTTPRGGLIEGINVTPLVDIMLVLLIIFMVTARLVDSPAVPLDLPKASQSEDVQTVFAVSITPAGELLVNGEATTDASLQDSARQALVKDPELRAVIQADGAVPHRRVIAVLDALKEAGLTRVAFGTVRPEPVEEGARVTP, encoded by the coding sequence ATGGCCGGAGGAACGACGCCCCGCGGCGGCCTCATCGAGGGCATCAACGTCACGCCGCTCGTGGACATCATGCTGGTGCTGCTCATCATCTTCATGGTCACCGCGCGGCTGGTGGACAGCCCCGCCGTTCCCCTGGACCTGCCCAAGGCCTCGCAGAGCGAGGACGTGCAGACGGTGTTCGCGGTCTCCATCACTCCCGCCGGCGAGCTCCTCGTGAATGGCGAGGCGACGACGGACGCGTCCCTCCAGGACAGCGCGAGGCAGGCGCTGGTGAAGGACCCGGAGCTGCGCGCGGTCATCCAGGCGGATGGGGCGGTCCCTCATCGGCGCGTCATCGCGGTACTGGATGCGCTCAAGGAAGCGGGCCTCACCCGCGTCGCCTTCGGCACGGTGCGTCCCGAGCCCGTCGAGGAGGGCGCGCGTGTCACGCCCTGA
- a CDS encoding thioester reductase domain-containing protein has translation MPDSHDARWPLSAAQHGIWVGQQLDLASPIYNAGECIELRGPLLVEHFEAAVRQTVDEAEALHARFEISEGGPVQRVSPRVEWVLQQVDLSTAADPWVAARDWMNEDLKRTVDLTRGPLFAEVLFKAGPERHFWFQRVHHIAMDGYGFSLLARRVAELYTARVTGRPAPASLAPLRPVLDEDAAYRASPQFEQDRAFWVDRLTESPLPVTLAPPAPMSPAFVRATRQLTSIQVERMQGVARPLGLTWPDLVLAAAAAWIHARTGAPEVVLGLPVMTRLGSVSLRVPCMAMNIVPLRVPVAAGATLASLARNIALELRASRPHLRYRYEQLRRDLRRVGGQRKLFGPVVNIMPFDYGLRFSGLTSIAHNISAGPVEDLSIGVYARSDGGGLRVDFDANPDCYDVSTVDSHQQDFLQRLDTWLAAPEQPVHRSASTGLDGSASELSVLDGGPLPVPATPVLTLIEQRVREQPEAVAVEHGTHRLTYQELWQQGRALAARLVAEGVRVDTPVAVKVPRGLDAIVASLGILISGAGYLPLDPNGPESRAAAILDDAAPSLMVVPASATDGSPRPVGLLAIQRRAVASATALDASGTDISAPTGGLPASSRRAVTPAPDSSSQSEGFLANARRDVVPVSDSSRTNTTLQSVGLPAHQRLTAAPSPALDSGGTDTSPRSAGLSVHEQREGTPTPDSSRADCDQLAYVIYTSGSTGQPNGVQITHGALAHFVAGATHRYGIHREDRVLQFAPLHFDASVEEIFLTLCAGARLVLRTDEMLQSVPRLLEACTAQGITVLDLPTAFWHELAYAVSTEAARLPASVRIVIIGGEAALPERVARWRASVGSGVRLLNTYGPTEATVVATMASLGESDGGTSERAEAPITLPPSDVRTSLGVSAARPATNGAENEVPVGQQLPGVRVSAARPATNSAEGEVPVGLQLPDVRASLGVSAARPATNGAEGEVPIGLPLPGVRASLSVSADRPSAKGAEDEVPIGLPLSNVRVSAARPPTRGPEDEVPIGLPLPGVRAALIDSQGRLVAKGIEGELCLLGGALARGYLGRPELDRARFISLNALPDQPRAYRTGDKARMREDGQLVFVGRVDDELKISGHRIDPAEVETVLLGHPGVREAAVVGQQLPGGSRRLCAHVVAEAPAPSAADLRKHLLAHLPAPMVPGAIVFTEHLPRTSTGKIDRTALRKATPVERASPVDQTSTELERLLLGIWEEVLGATDLTPQDDFFDRGGQSLQSIQVANRLGIALGREVPVATVFRYPTAAALAQALEHGDTTSTTPSGPNPTMLADAELSEEILPKSSHTPPAAPHASFESLFPAPRQVLLTGATGFVGAHLLDQLLRQTQARVVCLVRARDEAQAMDRIRAALTSQELSTEDLSNRVLALPSDLTRPWLGLDKARFHGLAAECDVILHNAAVVSVVREYGGVQAVNVQGTRELLRLAATARLKPFHYVSTLAVAPQANVSPEVPEDFVPAHPGLRDGYQQSKWVAERLVQHASERGLPVAVYRLGRVVGASDTALVNPQDLVWRILLAGVPSASLPMLDVGETWTPVDYVARAIVALSRRATPGTVFNLTPVPDVRLPELFRWVREYGYPVELAPIPEWCARVAERAGTADNTTTLAFFDLRSGDSEPAFGLGPVRCQRLHQTLEGTGITCPQANRDLFFRYLNTCVARGLLPPTPGASLETATP, from the coding sequence ATGCCCGACTCACACGACGCACGATGGCCGCTCTCCGCGGCGCAGCACGGTATCTGGGTCGGTCAGCAGCTCGACCTCGCGAGCCCCATCTACAATGCCGGCGAGTGCATCGAGCTTCGAGGCCCGCTGCTCGTCGAGCACTTCGAGGCGGCCGTCCGGCAGACGGTCGACGAGGCGGAGGCGCTCCATGCGCGCTTCGAGATCTCGGAAGGGGGCCCGGTGCAGCGGGTCAGCCCTCGGGTGGAGTGGGTGCTTCAGCAGGTCGACCTGAGCACCGCGGCAGACCCGTGGGTCGCGGCGCGGGACTGGATGAACGAGGACCTGAAGCGGACGGTGGACCTCACCCGAGGCCCGCTGTTCGCGGAGGTCCTCTTCAAGGCCGGTCCCGAGCGGCACTTCTGGTTCCAGCGCGTGCATCACATCGCGATGGATGGATATGGATTCTCGCTCCTCGCGCGACGGGTCGCGGAGCTCTACACCGCGCGAGTCACGGGCCGTCCGGCGCCCGCGAGCCTCGCGCCCTTGAGGCCGGTGCTCGATGAGGACGCGGCCTACCGGGCCAGTCCGCAGTTCGAGCAGGACCGGGCCTTCTGGGTCGACCGGCTCACGGAGTCTCCGCTGCCGGTGACGCTGGCACCTCCGGCTCCGATGTCTCCAGCGTTCGTGCGTGCGACGCGGCAGCTCACGTCCATCCAGGTCGAGCGAATGCAGGGAGTTGCCCGTCCGTTGGGACTCACCTGGCCGGACCTGGTGCTGGCCGCCGCGGCGGCGTGGATTCACGCGCGCACGGGTGCGCCTGAAGTGGTGCTCGGCTTGCCGGTGATGACGCGACTGGGCTCGGTCTCGCTGCGGGTGCCCTGCATGGCGATGAACATCGTGCCGCTGCGGGTGCCCGTCGCGGCTGGTGCCACGCTGGCGTCGTTGGCCCGGAACATCGCGTTGGAGCTGCGAGCGTCCAGGCCCCACCTCCGATACCGCTACGAGCAGCTTCGCCGCGACCTGCGTCGGGTGGGTGGACAGCGCAAGCTGTTCGGCCCCGTCGTCAACATCATGCCGTTCGACTACGGGCTGCGCTTCTCGGGGTTGACGAGCATCGCGCACAACATCTCGGCGGGTCCGGTGGAGGACCTCTCCATCGGTGTCTATGCCCGCTCCGATGGCGGTGGCCTGCGCGTCGACTTCGATGCGAACCCTGACTGCTACGACGTGTCGACGGTGGACAGCCACCAGCAGGACTTCCTCCAGCGGCTCGACACGTGGCTCGCGGCACCGGAGCAGCCGGTGCACCGCTCGGCGTCGACGGGCCTCGACGGAAGCGCATCGGAGCTGTCGGTCCTCGATGGCGGTCCGCTGCCCGTGCCAGCGACTCCTGTCCTGACGTTGATTGAGCAGCGCGTCCGCGAGCAGCCCGAGGCGGTCGCGGTGGAGCACGGCACGCATCGCCTGACCTACCAGGAGCTTTGGCAACAGGGGCGGGCGCTCGCTGCGCGTCTTGTGGCCGAGGGTGTCCGCGTCGATACGCCCGTGGCGGTGAAGGTACCGCGAGGGCTCGACGCGATTGTCGCGTCGCTGGGCATCCTCATCTCTGGAGCGGGATATCTCCCGCTGGACCCGAACGGACCCGAGTCTCGCGCGGCGGCCATTCTCGATGATGCGGCGCCCTCGCTGATGGTCGTGCCCGCATCTGCCACGGACGGCAGTCCCCGGCCCGTAGGACTCCTGGCCATCCAGCGGCGGGCGGTTGCATCTGCTACCGCGCTCGACGCATCGGGCACGGACATCAGCGCCCCGACCGGGGGGCTTCCGGCCAGCTCGCGGCGGGCGGTCACTCCAGCGCCCGACTCCAGCTCCCAGTCCGAAGGGTTCCTGGCGAACGCGCGGAGGGACGTCGTGCCAGTTTCCGACTCCTCTCGCACCAATACCACCCTTCAGTCCGTGGGGCTCCCAGCCCACCAGAGACTCACGGCTGCGCCATCTCCCGCTCTCGATTCCGGAGGCACGGACACCAGCCCTCGGTCCGCGGGGCTCTCGGTCCACGAGCAGCGGGAGGGCACGCCAACTCCCGATTCATCTCGCGCTGACTGCGATCAGCTCGCGTACGTCATCTACACGTCTGGTTCGACAGGGCAGCCCAACGGTGTGCAGATCACCCATGGTGCCTTGGCGCACTTCGTCGCGGGGGCGACACACCGCTACGGCATCCATCGCGAGGACCGAGTCCTCCAGTTCGCGCCCCTGCACTTCGACGCGAGCGTCGAGGAGATCTTCCTGACGCTGTGTGCCGGCGCGCGCCTCGTACTGCGCACGGACGAGATGCTCCAGTCCGTGCCTCGGCTCCTCGAAGCATGCACGGCACAAGGCATCACCGTGTTGGACCTGCCCACGGCCTTCTGGCACGAGCTGGCCTATGCCGTGTCCACGGAGGCCGCGCGGCTTCCCGCCTCCGTGCGCATCGTCATCATCGGCGGAGAGGCGGCCCTCCCCGAACGTGTCGCGCGCTGGCGCGCCTCCGTGGGCTCCGGCGTCCGTCTCCTCAACACCTACGGCCCTACCGAGGCCACGGTGGTCGCGACCATGGCCTCGCTCGGAGAATCGGATGGCGGCACCTCCGAACGCGCCGAGGCGCCCATCACCCTGCCGCCCTCCGACGTTCGCACATCACTTGGCGTCTCGGCGGCCCGACCTGCCACCAACGGCGCCGAGAATGAGGTCCCTGTCGGCCAGCAGCTCCCCGGCGTTCGCGTCTCGGCGGCCCGACCTGCCACCAACAGCGCCGAGGGTGAGGTCCCCGTCGGCCTGCAGCTCCCCGATGTTCGCGCCTCGCTTGGCGTCTCGGCGGCCCGACCTGCCACCAACGGCGCCGAGGGTGAGGTCCCCATTGGCCTGCCGCTCCCCGGCGTTCGCGCCTCGCTGAGCGTCTCGGCGGACCGACCTTCCGCCAAGGGCGCCGAGGACGAAGTCCCCATCGGCCTGCCACTCTCCAACGTTCGAGTATCGGCCGCCCGACCTCCCACCAGGGGCCCCGAGGACGAGGTCCCCATCGGACTGCCGCTCCCCGGCGTTCGCGCCGCGCTCATCGACTCGCAAGGACGACTGGTCGCCAAGGGCATCGAAGGCGAACTGTGCCTGCTGGGCGGCGCCCTCGCTCGTGGCTACCTCGGACGCCCGGAGCTGGACCGGGCCCGCTTCATCTCGCTGAACGCGCTGCCGGATCAGCCGCGCGCCTACCGCACCGGCGACAAGGCCCGGATGCGCGAGGACGGACAGCTCGTGTTCGTCGGTCGCGTGGACGACGAGCTGAAGATCAGCGGACACCGCATCGACCCCGCCGAGGTGGAGACCGTGCTCCTCGGCCACCCCGGCGTGCGCGAGGCCGCGGTCGTGGGCCAGCAACTCCCCGGAGGCTCCCGCCGCCTGTGCGCCCACGTCGTCGCGGAGGCTCCCGCCCCCTCCGCCGCCGACCTGCGCAAACACCTGCTCGCGCATCTCCCCGCCCCCATGGTGCCTGGTGCCATCGTCTTCACCGAGCACCTGCCGCGCACCAGCACGGGCAAGATCGACCGCACGGCCTTGCGCAAGGCCACCCCCGTCGAGCGCGCCTCTCCCGTCGACCAGACCTCCACCGAGCTGGAGCGCCTCCTCCTGGGCATCTGGGAAGAAGTCCTCGGCGCAACGGACCTGACCCCACAGGACGACTTCTTCGACCGAGGAGGCCAGTCCCTCCAGAGCATCCAGGTGGCCAACCGCCTCGGCATCGCCCTGGGACGCGAGGTCCCCGTCGCCACCGTGTTCCGCTACCCCACGGCCGCGGCCCTCGCTCAAGCGCTCGAACACGGAGACACCACAAGCACCACCCCCTCGGGCCCGAACCCCACGATGCTCGCCGACGCGGAGCTGTCCGAGGAGATCCTCCCCAAGTCCAGCCACACCCCGCCAGCCGCCCCCCACGCAAGCTTCGAGTCCCTCTTCCCCGCCCCTCGCCAGGTGCTCCTCACCGGCGCCACGGGCTTCGTCGGCGCGCACCTGCTCGACCAGCTCCTGCGCCAGACCCAGGCCCGCGTGGTCTGCCTCGTCCGGGCTCGCGATGAAGCCCAGGCCATGGACCGCATCCGCGCGGCCCTGACATCCCAAGAGCTCTCCACGGAAGACCTCTCGAACCGCGTGCTGGCCCTGCCGTCGGACCTCACCAGGCCGTGGCTCGGGCTCGACAAGGCGCGCTTCCACGGACTCGCCGCCGAGTGCGACGTCATCCTCCACAACGCCGCGGTGGTGAGCGTCGTCCGGGAGTACGGCGGCGTCCAGGCCGTCAACGTCCAGGGCACTCGCGAGCTGTTGCGGCTGGCGGCCACCGCTCGCCTCAAGCCCTTCCACTACGTGTCCACGCTCGCCGTCGCGCCCCAGGCGAACGTGAGCCCGGAGGTCCCCGAGGACTTCGTCCCCGCCCACCCCGGCCTGCGTGACGGCTACCAGCAGAGCAAGTGGGTCGCGGAGCGCCTGGTCCAACACGCCTCCGAGCGAGGCCTCCCCGTCGCCGTCTACCGCCTGGGCCGCGTCGTCGGCGCGAGCGACACGGCCCTCGTCAATCCCCAGGACCTCGTCTGGCGCATCCTGCTCGCGGGAGTCCCCTCCGCCTCGCTGCCGATGCTGGACGTCGGCGAGACCTGGACCCCCGTGGACTACGTGGCCCGAGCCATCGTCGCCCTCTCGCGCCGCGCCACGCCGGGCACCGTGTTCAACCTGACGCCCGTGCCGGATGTCCGGCTGCCGGAGCTGTTCCGCTGGGTCCGCGAGTACGGCTACCCCGTGGAGTTGGCCCCCATCCCCGAGTGGTGCGCACGCGTCGCGGAGCGCGCGGGCACCGCCGACAACACCACCACGCTGGCCTTCTTCGACCTGCGCTCCGGCGACTCGGAGCCGGCCTTCGGACTCGGCCCCGTGCGCTGTCAACGACTGCACCAGACCCTGGAGGGCACCGGCATCACCTGTCCCCAGGCGAATCGCGACCTCTTCTTCCGCTACCTCAACACCTGCGTCGCCCGCGGACTCCTCCCGCCGACGCCTGGCGCTTCCTTGGAAACGGCCACCCCGTGA
- a CDS encoding class II 3-deoxy-7-phosphoheptulonate synthase, which produces MTNRTWTPRTWREKPVKYMPEDYPDMRALARVESELSKLPPLVHPAETRRLTAALAQVSQGKAFLLQGGDCAESFKEFTTDNIRDTFRLILQMAIVLTFAGGRPVVKVGRIAGQFAKPRSSPVETLDGVTLPAYRGDIINGMDFDAAERTPDPKRLLKAYHQSSATLNLLRAYSGGGYEDLCNLHRWTLDFVAASPQAEPYRKLADSIFESLCFMRALCPAPDHTPAQPTVELFTSHEALLLNFEEALTRQEASTNHWYDASAHMLWIGERTRQLDGGHVEFMRGLRNPIGVKCGPSMEPDDLMRLMDALNPEGLPGRLTLIGRFGADRVTECLPRLMAATRQDGRPVIWSIDPMHGNTHKASNGYKTRAFDRVLSEVKGFLQVAAAEGVHPGGIHLEMTGQNVTECLGGPRAVTEDDLSSRYHTHCDPRLNADQALQLSFLVAEKLHSLKSPRARAA; this is translated from the coding sequence GTGACGAATCGAACCTGGACCCCGCGCACGTGGCGCGAGAAGCCCGTGAAGTACATGCCGGAGGACTATCCGGACATGCGCGCCCTCGCCCGCGTCGAGTCCGAGCTGTCCAAGCTCCCGCCCCTCGTCCACCCCGCGGAGACCCGGCGCCTCACCGCCGCGCTCGCGCAGGTCTCCCAGGGCAAGGCCTTCCTCCTCCAAGGCGGCGACTGCGCGGAGAGCTTCAAGGAGTTCACCACCGACAACATCCGCGACACGTTCCGCCTCATCCTCCAGATGGCCATCGTGCTCACCTTCGCGGGGGGCCGGCCGGTGGTGAAGGTGGGCCGCATCGCGGGGCAGTTCGCCAAGCCGCGCTCCAGTCCCGTGGAGACGCTCGACGGCGTCACCCTCCCCGCGTACCGGGGCGACATCATCAACGGCATGGACTTCGACGCGGCCGAGCGGACGCCCGACCCGAAGCGCCTGCTCAAGGCCTACCACCAGTCCTCCGCCACGCTGAACCTGCTGCGGGCCTACTCCGGAGGCGGTTACGAGGACCTCTGCAACCTCCACCGCTGGACGCTCGACTTCGTCGCGGCCTCTCCGCAGGCAGAGCCCTACCGCAAGCTCGCGGACTCCATCTTCGAGTCGCTCTGCTTCATGCGCGCGCTGTGCCCCGCCCCCGACCACACCCCCGCCCAGCCCACCGTGGAGCTCTTCACCAGCCACGAAGCGCTCCTCCTCAACTTCGAGGAGGCCCTCACGCGCCAGGAGGCCTCCACGAACCACTGGTACGACGCCTCCGCCCACATGCTCTGGATTGGCGAGCGCACCCGCCAGCTCGACGGCGGACACGTGGAGTTCATGCGCGGCCTGCGTAACCCCATTGGCGTGAAGTGCGGCCCCTCCATGGAGCCGGACGACCTCATGCGCCTGATGGACGCGCTCAACCCGGAGGGCCTCCCGGGCCGCCTCACGCTCATCGGCCGCTTCGGCGCGGACAGGGTCACCGAATGCCTCCCACGCCTGATGGCCGCCACGCGTCAGGATGGCCGCCCCGTCATCTGGTCCATCGACCCGATGCACGGCAACACCCACAAGGCCAGCAATGGCTACAAGACACGCGCCTTCGACCGGGTCCTCTCCGAGGTGAAAGGCTTTCTCCAGGTCGCCGCGGCCGAGGGCGTCCACCCGGGCGGCATCCATCTGGAGATGACGGGACAGAACGTCACCGAGTGCCTGGGCGGCCCGCGCGCGGTCACCGAGGACGACCTTTCCAGCCGCTATCACACACATTGCGACCCCCGCCTCAACGCGGACCAGGCACTCCAGCTTTCCTTCCTGGTCGCAGAGAAACTGCACTCCCTGAAAAGCCCACGTGCCAGGGCTGCCTAG
- a CDS encoding TonB family protein, which translates to MSRPEPAPRHESSIANIVLGPPPPQRRHALWWAVGVTASLHGVAGVMAYQAWNPGQSTAPQVAVRKQVIQVDHEVDLNPPPPPPPPPPQPQRVARADPPTPRVKTPSPAPRESARPTPVEPAQAGAVVAAKETAAPLDFTDFDMASGNAPRYAGGVTASTGRSTTAVNTVASGDTEGVGTGGSQARAIQLSARNWSCPWPKEADALRIDNQTVVLRVAVDAEGEVTSTDLVSDPGHGFGQAALACARKARFDTALDREGRPIAAVSPPIRVRFVRP; encoded by the coding sequence GTGTCACGCCCTGAGCCCGCACCTCGCCACGAGTCGAGCATCGCGAACATCGTCCTGGGCCCGCCTCCGCCCCAGCGTCGCCACGCCCTCTGGTGGGCTGTCGGCGTCACCGCGTCGCTGCATGGGGTCGCGGGAGTGATGGCGTATCAGGCCTGGAACCCGGGGCAGTCCACCGCGCCCCAGGTCGCCGTGCGCAAGCAGGTGATCCAGGTCGACCACGAAGTGGACCTGAATCCCCCGCCCCCGCCCCCGCCGCCTCCTCCCCAGCCCCAGCGCGTCGCGCGGGCGGACCCGCCGACGCCTCGCGTGAAGACGCCCAGCCCCGCGCCCCGGGAGTCCGCGCGGCCCACGCCCGTGGAGCCAGCCCAGGCGGGCGCGGTGGTCGCCGCGAAGGAGACCGCCGCGCCGCTCGACTTCACCGACTTCGACATGGCCAGCGGCAACGCGCCCAGGTACGCGGGCGGCGTGACGGCGTCGACGGGCCGCTCGACGACGGCCGTCAACACGGTGGCCAGCGGCGACACCGAGGGCGTGGGCACCGGAGGCAGCCAGGCCCGCGCCATCCAGCTCTCTGCTCGCAACTGGAGCTGCCCGTGGCCGAAGGAAGCGGATGCGCTGCGCATCGACAACCAGACGGTGGTGCTGCGCGTCGCCGTGGATGCCGAGGGTGAGGTGACGTCGACCGACCTCGTGTCGGACCCGGGGCATGGCTTCGGGCAGGCCGCGCTCGCGTGTGCGCGCAAGGCGCGCTTCGACACCGCGCTGGACCGCGAGGGGCGTCCCATCGCCGCGGTCTCTCCCCCCATCCGGGTGCGGTTCGTCCGCCCCTAG